One Pullulanibacillus sp. KACC 23026 DNA segment encodes these proteins:
- a CDS encoding ABC transporter permease subunit, translating into MIDKKEKIETPFTDFWKKFKKQKMALVSSFFVIVLIIIAILGPLIAPYASSAFDYNSVLQGPSAKHWAGTDAYGRDIFSRILVGTRISLFIGFFSVFLGAVGGTILGLISGFYGKWIDSLIMRICDVLFAFPGIILAIGIIAILGPGLTNVVIAVAIFSIPTFARIVRSTTLSVKAALYVEATKSMGASNRRLIWKHIFPGTLSSIIVYFTMRIGNAILTAASLSFLGLGAQPPTPEWGAMLSSGRDYLNTAPYVAIFPGLAIFFAVLVFNLLGDGLRDALDPKIKE; encoded by the coding sequence ATGATTGATAAAAAGGAAAAAATAGAAACTCCCTTTACTGATTTTTGGAAAAAGTTCAAAAAACAAAAAATGGCATTAGTATCTAGTTTTTTTGTTATAGTTCTTATAATAATTGCTATCCTTGGACCATTAATTGCGCCATATGCTTCAAGTGCTTTTGATTATAACTCGGTCTTACAAGGGCCTTCAGCAAAGCATTGGGCAGGAACAGATGCCTATGGCAGGGATATTTTTAGCAGGATTCTTGTTGGAACACGTATTTCACTGTTTATTGGTTTCTTTTCTGTTTTCTTAGGGGCAGTTGGTGGAACCATATTGGGGCTTATCAGTGGATTCTATGGTAAATGGATTGACAGCCTGATCATGAGAATTTGTGATGTCCTATTTGCCTTCCCTGGTATTATTCTCGCGATTGGAATTATAGCCATCCTCGGACCAGGGTTAACAAACGTGGTTATTGCCGTAGCTATCTTTAGTATCCCTACATTTGCTCGAATTGTAAGAAGTACGACACTGTCAGTAAAAGCAGCCCTTTATGTAGAAGCGACAAAATCAATGGGAGCTTCAAATCGCCGATTAATTTGGAAACACATCTTTCCTGGGACCCTCTCCAGTATCATCGTATATTTTACTATGAGGATTGGCAACGCCATTCTTACTGCGGCAAGTCTTAGTTTCCTGGGATTGGGAGCCCAGCCGCCAACACCTGAGTGGGGAGCCATGCTAAGTTCGGGTAGAGACTATTTAAATACAGCACCTTATGTCGCTATCTTTCCTGGTCTTGCTATTTTCTTCGCAGTTCTAGTATTCAACTTATTAGGTGATGGCTTGCGTGATGCACTAGATCCAAAAATTAAGGAATAA
- the gsiC gene encoding glutathione ABC transporter permease GsiC, whose amino-acid sequence MLKYIVRRLLGIIPILIVISIFIFLFVHLIPGDPARLVAGQDATAQDVAAVRKSLGLDKPLIQQYFTFINHILHGNLGTSLKTKQPVTNMIAQRFMPTLWLSLLSIVWAVIAGLLVGVISATKRNKWQDFTGMAAAVSGISLPSFWLGLMVMQLFSVKLGWLPTGGLESWKSYILPSLTLGLGIAAVIARFTRSSLMEVLKEDYVRTSRAKGLWERKVIWDHALKNALIPVVTMTGLQFGFLLGGSVVVETVFSWPGLGRLMIDSIAFRDYPVIQAEMLLFSLEFLLINLIVDVLYGILNPQIRYN is encoded by the coding sequence ATGCTTAAGTACATTGTTCGCCGCTTACTGGGAATTATCCCAATACTCATTGTTATATCAATCTTTATCTTTCTGTTTGTTCATCTGATTCCTGGTGATCCCGCTCGACTTGTTGCAGGACAAGATGCTACAGCACAAGATGTTGCTGCTGTTCGAAAGAGCTTAGGTTTAGATAAACCATTGATTCAGCAATACTTTACTTTTATTAATCATATTCTCCATGGGAATTTAGGAACGTCTCTTAAAACTAAGCAACCAGTTACAAACATGATTGCTCAGAGATTTATGCCTACCCTTTGGCTGAGCCTGTTAAGCATTGTCTGGGCTGTGATTGCCGGTCTATTAGTTGGTGTTATTTCTGCAACCAAAAGAAATAAGTGGCAGGATTTCACCGGAATGGCCGCAGCGGTTTCAGGGATTTCATTACCTTCGTTTTGGTTAGGGCTTATGGTTATGCAGCTTTTTTCTGTTAAACTTGGCTGGCTGCCAACCGGTGGACTTGAGTCCTGGAAAAGTTATATTCTTCCTTCACTTACTTTAGGTTTGGGGATTGCGGCTGTCATTGCCCGATTTACACGTTCATCACTCATGGAAGTATTAAAGGAGGATTATGTTAGGACTAGCCGGGCAAAGGGCTTATGGGAACGAAAAGTTATTTGGGACCATGCTTTAAAAAATGCGCTCATTCCTGTTGTCACAATGACCGGTTTGCAATTTGGTTTTCTCCTTGGAGGTTCAGTGGTTGTAGAGACGGTCTTCAGTTGGCCAGGACTGGGGAGATTAATGATTGATTCTATTGCTTTTCGGGATTACCCTGTTATTCAAGCTGAGATGCTATTATTTTCACTCGAATTTCTACTAATCAATCTGATTGTTGATGTACTATATGGCATTCTCAATCCACAAATACGCTACAATTAA
- the gsiB gene encoding glutathione ABC transporter substrate-binding protein GsiB, with amino-acid sequence MKKSLFGLMAILLVLMLALAGCSSKSTNAGSTGTGGGSSGSSAKKVTKNNKDITIGVSDNFVSLDPHDTNDTLSFSAEKTMYEGLVGFDKDMKIVPVLAKSYSANANATEFTFKLKKGIKFQDGTPFNAEAVKANIDRLADPNSKLKRHSLFAMVKETKVVDDYTVKVILSQPFGAMINNFAHPAAMMISPTALKKYGNDIAKHPVGTGPYKFAEWVPGDHLKVVKNPDYWQKGKPKLDSITFKPTPEDGSRIAMLQTGEADMIYPVPTEQAKSVNGKNGISVVAKPSIIVRYLSMNVNKKPFNNVKVRQAINYAINKDAFIKVVMNGYADPMKSVIAPNTQFYSEQQPYTFNLAKAKELLKEAGYPNGFTTTLWGSNTSASTKAMEFIQQQLAQVNIKVNVVPMESGTMSDKIWGVQDPKKAQIEMYYGGWSPSTGDADWGIRPLLSGDSFPPSSYNTAYYKNDQVDSLIQDALKTADPTKRKAAYDQMQKIIWNDAPWAALDVDDTIYATHDYLKGAYLLPDGSLDVTNAEIQQ; translated from the coding sequence ATGAAAAAGTCTCTTTTCGGATTAATGGCGATTTTGCTCGTCCTCATGCTGGCATTGGCAGGATGCAGTTCAAAATCAACAAACGCGGGTTCAACGGGTACTGGCGGTGGTTCAAGTGGTAGTTCCGCAAAGAAAGTTACCAAAAATAACAAAGATATCACTATTGGAGTCTCTGATAATTTTGTCAGCCTTGACCCTCATGATACAAATGACACATTATCCTTTTCAGCAGAGAAAACCATGTATGAAGGTCTCGTTGGTTTTGATAAGGATATGAAAATTGTTCCAGTATTGGCTAAAAGTTATTCTGCCAACGCTAATGCAACGGAATTTACCTTCAAACTTAAAAAAGGTATCAAATTTCAAGATGGTACGCCATTTAATGCAGAAGCAGTAAAGGCAAATATCGACCGTTTGGCAGACCCTAACAGTAAATTAAAGCGTCACAGCCTGTTTGCCATGGTAAAGGAAACTAAGGTTGTGGATGATTACACAGTTAAAGTTATCCTAAGTCAGCCTTTTGGTGCGATGATTAATAACTTTGCTCACCCAGCAGCTATGATGATTAGTCCAACCGCTTTGAAAAAATATGGTAACGACATTGCGAAACATCCAGTAGGTACTGGCCCATATAAATTTGCTGAGTGGGTCCCCGGTGATCATTTAAAAGTAGTAAAAAATCCAGACTACTGGCAGAAAGGCAAGCCTAAACTAGACAGCATTACATTTAAACCAACTCCAGAGGATGGTTCACGTATTGCAATGCTCCAGACAGGTGAAGCTGATATGATTTATCCAGTACCAACAGAACAAGCGAAGAGCGTAAATGGTAAAAATGGCATTAGTGTTGTTGCAAAGCCATCCATCATTGTTCGCTACCTCTCCATGAACGTCAACAAAAAACCATTTAATAATGTTAAGGTCAGACAGGCCATCAACTATGCAATTAATAAAGATGCTTTCATTAAAGTCGTTATGAACGGTTATGCTGATCCAATGAAATCAGTCATTGCTCCTAACACACAATTTTATTCTGAGCAACAACCATACACTTTCAACTTAGCCAAAGCAAAAGAATTGCTGAAGGAAGCCGGCTATCCTAACGGTTTCACGACAACTCTGTGGGGTAGTAATACTTCTGCGTCTACAAAAGCTATGGAGTTCATCCAACAGCAATTGGCGCAAGTTAATATCAAAGTAAATGTAGTTCCAATGGAATCCGGTACAATGTCTGATAAGATTTGGGGAGTACAAGATCCTAAGAAGGCTCAAATTGAAATGTACTATGGTGGCTGGTCACCATCTACGGGTGATGCTGACTGGGGTATTCGTCCACTGCTTTCAGGAGACTCCTTCCCTCCAAGTTCTTATAACACAGCTTATTACAAGAACGATCAAGTGGACAGCTTAATTCAAGATGCCCTAAAGACAGCTGACCCAACCAAACGTAAAGCGGCTTATGACCAAATGCAAAAAATAATTTGGAATGATGCACCTTGGGCTGCATTAGACGTTGATGATACCATCTATGCAACACATGACTACCTTAAAGGTGCCTACTTATTACCAGATGGTTCACTTGATGTAACTAACGCTGAAATTCAACAATGA
- the iadA gene encoding beta-aspartyl-peptidase, with product MITIIKNGEVYAPEPLGIKSVLIVDGKIAKIGEIDESLYQKLDLPVEVIDASGDVVVPGFIDPHVHLIGGGGEGGFATRTPELQLTDLTTAGITTVVGLLGTDGTTRHMTSLLAKARGLEEEGVTTYIYTGNYHVPTPTITGSVKDDVILIDKVIGAAEIAISDSRGAQPSLHELAKLVAEARIGGLLSKKAGVTHFHTGPGKEKLGLLHQLLEKFEIPPIQLYATHITRSQELVDDAIALANKGSYVDITCSKSTPEWIAYFKKHGGDLSHLTLSSDGNGSLPVFDDKGQFIGLGVASPYTLFEQAMETVRTQDLRLEEVLPLITSNTATVLKLTSKGRLAENYDADVVVMQKGTYALRHVYAKGKRMVEEGLAVVKGTFEK from the coding sequence TTGATTACAATTATAAAAAACGGTGAAGTCTATGCCCCTGAGCCTTTAGGTATAAAATCTGTTTTAATAGTGGATGGAAAAATCGCCAAAATTGGTGAGATTGATGAGTCACTCTACCAAAAGCTTGATCTTCCTGTAGAAGTCATTGACGCCTCAGGTGATGTCGTTGTCCCTGGTTTTATTGACCCACATGTTCATTTAATCGGTGGTGGGGGGGAAGGCGGATTTGCAACAAGAACACCTGAACTTCAACTGACTGATTTGACAACAGCAGGTATAACCACTGTTGTTGGTTTATTAGGAACAGACGGGACAACCCGTCATATGACATCTCTTCTTGCTAAAGCAAGGGGTCTTGAAGAAGAAGGGGTCACTACATACATTTATACAGGTAATTATCATGTCCCCACACCCACCATTACAGGATCGGTAAAAGATGACGTGATTCTCATTGATAAGGTCATTGGTGCAGCTGAGATTGCCATATCGGACTCCAGAGGGGCACAGCCCTCTTTACATGAATTAGCTAAATTGGTAGCTGAAGCACGCATTGGGGGATTACTTAGCAAAAAAGCCGGTGTCACCCATTTTCATACCGGTCCTGGAAAGGAGAAACTTGGCCTCTTACATCAGCTTCTGGAGAAATTTGAAATCCCCCCTATCCAACTGTATGCAACCCACATTACAAGAAGCCAGGAATTAGTTGATGATGCTATTGCTCTTGCCAATAAAGGCTCATACGTGGATATCACTTGTAGTAAATCAACCCCTGAGTGGATTGCTTATTTCAAAAAGCACGGAGGAGATTTATCACACCTAACCTTGTCCTCAGACGGCAATGGCAGTTTGCCCGTATTTGATGACAAAGGGCAATTTATTGGATTAGGTGTAGCAAGTCCCTATACTTTATTTGAACAGGCCATGGAAACAGTAAGAACACAGGATCTTCGGCTAGAGGAAGTTCTTCCATTAATCACTTCAAATACTGCAACCGTTTTGAAATTGACCTCTAAAGGAAGGTTAGCGGAAAATTATGATGCAGATGTTGTGGTAATGCAAAAGGGAACCTATGCCCTTCGACACGTTTATGCCAAAGGAAAGAGGATGGTGGAAGAAGGACTAGCTGTTGTAAAGGGGACATTTGAAAAATAA
- a CDS encoding Eco57I restriction-modification methylase domain-containing protein — translation MDQKKTGSFYTPKPLVKYMCDYAIKKNVVNEILEPSVGDGRFLEELVKYKELSIDAVEIDQQKINILKDKKLGSSELICDNFMKYAMECDKQYDLIIGNPPYIAKKNLSVEEREINLKTIRHWSLSEELFQNTWVSFVLGALKLLDKSKGAIFFVLPFEFLQVHYAEKLRTFLEEMFNFIHITTFQESVFPEIQQDVCLVYMSNEQKDKEPIVRYTTVKSIDDFHPIEESEIKRNKPLKKWSNAILNDNEIELLVKLSNKYIKVAEFGHISPGIVTGANNFFIINKLLTEKLKSKENTIPIIQKSTTINSILILTKRDFESAVDNNKNTSMLNLNSIDYSNFSKELKAYLLTGIDQGFNLRYKCAKRKRWYDVPIIKYGDLMFFKRYNQLPRIIVNKAGVYTTDIAYNIRLNKNFDASSIAFCFYNSLTITLCEYQGRFYGGGVCELVPSEFKSLSMPYKKIDEYDVEKLDLMFRNNEKLEKIVDYVDGIVLKELDEKDIFQLKMIRNKYLSRRLKIH, via the coding sequence ATGGATCAAAAGAAGACAGGATCTTTTTATACTCCTAAACCTCTAGTTAAGTACATGTGTGACTACGCTATAAAAAAAAATGTGGTAAATGAAATATTAGAGCCGTCAGTTGGAGATGGAAGGTTTTTAGAGGAATTAGTAAAATATAAAGAATTGTCTATTGACGCAGTTGAGATAGATCAGCAAAAAATAAATATCCTTAAAGATAAAAAGCTAGGTTCATCAGAATTAATTTGTGATAATTTTATGAAGTATGCAATGGAATGTGATAAACAATATGATTTAATAATAGGAAACCCGCCATATATAGCAAAAAAAAATTTGTCTGTAGAGGAAAGAGAAATAAACTTAAAAACTATAAGACATTGGTCTTTATCAGAAGAATTGTTTCAGAATACATGGGTATCTTTTGTCTTAGGTGCATTGAAATTGTTGGATAAGTCGAAAGGGGCTATTTTTTTTGTTCTGCCATTTGAATTCTTACAAGTTCATTATGCGGAAAAATTAAGAACATTTCTTGAAGAAATGTTCAATTTTATTCATATAACTACATTCCAAGAGAGTGTCTTTCCTGAAATTCAACAAGATGTTTGTTTAGTTTATATGAGCAATGAACAAAAGGATAAAGAACCAATCGTAAGATATACTACTGTAAAAAGTATTGATGACTTTCATCCTATTGAAGAGAGTGAAATTAAAAGAAATAAGCCATTAAAAAAGTGGTCAAACGCAATACTTAATGATAATGAAATTGAGTTATTAGTAAAATTATCTAATAAATATATAAAAGTGGCAGAGTTTGGGCACATATCACCAGGGATCGTTACTGGAGCAAATAATTTTTTTATTATTAATAAATTACTTACAGAAAAATTGAAAAGTAAAGAGAATACTATTCCCATAATACAAAAAAGCACAACCATCAACAGTATACTAATACTAACAAAAAGAGACTTTGAAAGTGCAGTTGACAATAATAAAAATACTTCTATGTTAAATTTAAATAGTATTGACTACTCAAATTTCAGCAAAGAATTAAAAGCATATTTATTAACTGGTATTGATCAAGGGTTTAATCTAAGATATAAGTGCGCTAAAAGAAAACGTTGGTATGACGTACCTATTATTAAATACGGGGATTTGATGTTTTTTAAAAGATATAATCAGTTGCCTAGGATTATTGTTAATAAAGCTGGAGTTTACACTACAGATATTGCATATAACATAAGACTGAACAAAAATTTTGATGCTTCTTCCATTGCTTTTTGTTTTTATAATTCTTTAACTATTACTCTTTGTGAATATCAGGGGCGTTTTTACGGTGGTGGCGTTTGTGAATTAGTACCAAGTGAATTTAAGTCACTAAGCATGCCTTATAAAAAAATTGATGAGTATGATGTTGAAAAATTAGATTTAATGTTTAGAAATAACGAGAAGCTCGAAAAGATAGTTGATTATGTGGATGGGATAGTGTTGAAGGAATTAGATGAAAAAGATATATTTCAATTAAAAATGATTCGGAACAAATACTTGTCTCGACGTTTAAAAATTCATTAA
- a CDS encoding HNH endonuclease signature motif containing protein, producing METATRYRVHGEIKIKRRKDFPVENHYSKYRESLKEDFSQLCGYCGKHMVVSRKGFEIDHFVPVSTDIDRETDYNNLVFSCFTCNRKKSKKWPTENKNLCHDGIRGFIDPTSEEFDNHLGRNSIGSIEHYTEVGKYMHQVFKFDLRPTDIVWKCMELNKRKETLYQIKRKSNLKIQELELFMSIQEELDGLLEYLLGIGE from the coding sequence ATGGAGACAGCTACTAGATATAGAGTCCATGGGGAAATAAAAATAAAGAGAAGGAAAGACTTTCCTGTAGAAAATCATTATTCTAAGTATCGAGAATCTCTCAAGGAGGATTTTTCTCAACTATGTGGATATTGTGGAAAACATATGGTGGTTTCTAGAAAGGGCTTTGAAATTGACCACTTTGTACCTGTATCTACAGATATCGACAGAGAAACTGATTATAATAATCTTGTCTTTTCTTGTTTTACTTGTAACAGGAAAAAAAGTAAAAAGTGGCCAACTGAAAATAAAAACTTGTGTCATGATGGTATACGAGGTTTTATTGATCCAACATCAGAAGAATTTGATAACCATTTAGGTAGAAATTCAATAGGATCAATAGAACATTATACTGAGGTTGGTAAGTACATGCATCAAGTCTTTAAGTTTGATCTTCGGCCAACAGATATAGTATGGAAGTGTATGGAACTAAATAAAAGAAAAGAAACATTATATCAAATTAAAAGAAAAAGCAACCTTAAGATACAAGAGTTAGAACTATTTATGAGCATTCAGGAAGAGCTTGATGGTCTTTTAGAGTATTTGTTAGGAATAGGAGAGTAA
- a CDS encoding sensor histidine kinase, which yields MPKVNFNVHAYTARLIGRENVSKLEGAVLELVKNTYDADASHCILYYENSTKNLYIADNGQGMTKDIIEEHWMTIGNSSKVINYRSEKGRIQTGAKGIGRFALDRISDECKMFTETKGSKIEWNVNWSDFESGSRITEIYAELDEVDYEINDFVKDIKNQQIRELFSREFKNTGTIFKLSALREEWSLDLVERIKNNLATLIPPEIENIFKVYFFTENTSIEEARVSLNDGLFSYDYKLQFEASSDGKVVIKIHRDEFDFNDNLEQIIREAGFSSKDKEYFSGTPIIQYKTLHELMPSKNLSFINNIGEFSGVLYFSKLSATRIDKEKYYYKDFSGRMDYKETFGGIKMYRDNFRIRPYGEPKTSNYDWLLLSNRKAKSPAAIASNGQWRVNSDQMLGSIYISRTNISMPDQANREGIVETPEFRNFREILLGIIKLFEEDRQYVMRLLNKYHEKTHYTAQYEHEIFTKANHDEKNQKKENNDDNQSKENKPGSQFIPQLIEATKAKTVIQDKENIIRDLEDENRLLRALATTGIVTNTYIHEIKDSTHKLSMKIVMAKEALELDDDKNEAIGYINEASEIKNSFNSWFKVTIESVRRDKRTMKEIDLQQLLQGLVSSWNDVASNKGIRVNLSIEEIKFKCFPYELEILFNNLITNSITSFESINVKNKEINIKVYQSSSSVMIEYSDTGAGLSAGYKNNPREILKPHETDKFNELGEKIGTGMGMWIIDKTVSEYNGEVDLSQNISSQTGFFIKIRLKGKVKTL from the coding sequence TTGCCAAAGGTAAATTTTAATGTGCACGCTTATACAGCTAGATTAATCGGGAGAGAGAATGTCTCAAAGTTAGAGGGGGCAGTACTTGAATTAGTTAAAAACACTTACGATGCAGATGCCTCACATTGTATCTTATATTATGAAAACTCCACTAAAAATCTTTATATTGCCGATAATGGGCAAGGAATGACAAAAGATATAATTGAGGAACATTGGATGACTATAGGAAATTCTTCAAAAGTAATAAATTACAGATCAGAAAAGGGAAGAATTCAAACGGGTGCTAAAGGTATAGGACGCTTTGCATTAGATCGAATTTCGGATGAATGTAAAATGTTTACAGAAACAAAGGGCTCAAAAATAGAATGGAATGTAAATTGGAGTGATTTTGAATCAGGTAGTAGGATTACTGAAATATACGCAGAATTAGATGAAGTTGATTATGAGATTAATGACTTTGTTAAGGATATAAAAAATCAGCAAATAAGAGAACTGTTCTCACGTGAATTCAAAAATACCGGTACAATTTTCAAATTAAGTGCATTGAGGGAAGAATGGTCTTTGGATTTAGTTGAGAGAATAAAGAATAATCTTGCAACACTAATTCCACCTGAAATTGAAAATATCTTTAAAGTTTATTTTTTTACCGAAAATACTAGCATAGAAGAAGCAAGAGTGAGTTTAAATGATGGATTGTTTTCATATGATTACAAGTTACAGTTTGAAGCAAGTTCTGATGGGAAAGTTGTTATCAAAATACATAGAGATGAATTTGATTTCAATGATAACCTTGAACAAATAATAAGAGAGGCAGGTTTTTCTTCAAAAGATAAGGAATATTTTTCAGGTACACCAATTATTCAGTATAAGACCTTACATGAATTGATGCCTAGTAAAAATCTCTCTTTTATTAATAACATTGGGGAATTTTCTGGAGTTCTTTATTTTTCTAAACTCTCTGCAACTAGAATTGATAAGGAAAAATACTATTATAAAGATTTTTCAGGAAGAATGGATTACAAAGAGACCTTCGGCGGAATAAAGATGTATAGAGATAACTTTAGAATTCGTCCATATGGAGAGCCAAAGACTTCAAATTATGATTGGTTATTGTTATCAAATAGGAAAGCAAAATCACCAGCAGCTATTGCAAGTAATGGACAGTGGAGAGTCAATTCTGATCAGATGTTGGGATCAATATATATTTCAAGAACAAACATTTCTATGCCAGACCAAGCAAACAGAGAAGGAATTGTAGAAACACCAGAATTTCGAAACTTTAGAGAGATACTTCTAGGAATCATTAAATTATTCGAAGAAGATCGTCAATATGTAATGAGATTACTAAATAAGTATCATGAGAAAACCCATTATACTGCTCAATATGAACATGAGATATTTACAAAAGCTAACCATGATGAAAAAAACCAGAAAAAGGAGAATAATGATGACAATCAAAGTAAGGAGAACAAACCAGGCAGCCAGTTTATTCCCCAATTAATAGAGGCTACAAAAGCAAAGACCGTCATTCAAGATAAGGAGAACATAATTCGGGATTTAGAAGATGAAAACCGATTATTAAGAGCCTTGGCAACGACAGGTATTGTTACAAACACTTACATACATGAAATTAAAGATTCCACACATAAACTAAGCATGAAAATTGTCATGGCAAAAGAGGCACTGGAATTAGATGATGATAAAAATGAAGCAATTGGGTATATAAATGAAGCAAGTGAAATAAAAAATTCATTTAATTCTTGGTTTAAAGTAACAATTGAATCTGTAAGGCGAGATAAGAGAACAATGAAAGAAATTGATCTTCAACAATTATTACAGGGTCTTGTTTCTTCATGGAATGATGTAGCCAGTAATAAAGGGATCCGTGTAAACTTAAGCATAGAAGAAATAAAATTCAAGTGCTTTCCTTATGAACTAGAAATTTTATTTAATAATCTAATTACTAATAGTATTACTTCTTTTGAAAGCATAAATGTAAAGAATAAAGAGATAAACATAAAGGTATATCAGTCGAGTTCGAGCGTTATGATTGAATATTCTGATACAGGGGCAGGTTTAAGTGCAGGATATAAAAATAATCCAAGAGAAATATTAAAACCACACGAAACAGATAAATTTAATGAGTTGGGTGAAAAGATAGGAACTGGAATGGGAATGTGGATAATTGACAAAACTGTTAGTGAATATAATGGAGAAGTCGATTTATCGCAGAATATATCTAGTCAAACAGGCTTTTTTATTAAAATAAGACTAAAAGGAAAAGTGAAAACTTTATGA
- a CDS encoding Tn7-like element transposition protein TnsE: protein MDEEVEGTTENFDIIEMNTQIHEYVKLPKVTNIKTNSKKQRMREDENTKKYFIDDKGRRATSDVGGSKVARGIENRSLYEIEAQGELSDFINILKILESFREIKAVNVASGLLPRGREKKKFSYLEDEITNRKYIVAIVELFNGKRYRVLEIERENRSLSILILSTKSNVDWTSIIQNALMSLVDKNGTWLKEIITYIETKGVTVKKIKHSRKNVYHKAENLLKKLLNTQ from the coding sequence TTGGATGAAGAGGTCGAAGGAACAACAGAAAATTTTGATATAATCGAAATGAACACTCAAATTCATGAATATGTAAAGCTTCCCAAGGTGACAAACATAAAAACTAATTCTAAAAAACAACGAATGCGAGAAGATGAAAATACAAAGAAATACTTTATTGATGATAAAGGGCGTAGAGCTACTTCTGATGTTGGAGGAAGTAAAGTTGCAAGAGGAATTGAAAACAGATCGCTATATGAAATAGAAGCACAAGGTGAATTAAGTGATTTCATAAATATTCTTAAGATTCTAGAAAGTTTTCGAGAGATTAAAGCGGTCAATGTAGCTTCAGGTTTATTACCTAGAGGTAGGGAAAAGAAAAAATTTAGTTACTTAGAAGACGAAATTACTAATCGTAAATACATAGTTGCAATAGTTGAATTATTTAATGGGAAGCGCTACAGAGTTTTGGAAATTGAGCGAGAGAATCGCTCTTTATCAATATTGATATTATCTACAAAGAGTAATGTGGATTGGACATCCATTATTCAAAATGCGCTAATGAGCTTAGTGGATAAGAACGGTACTTGGCTGAAGGAAATAATTACATATATTGAAACTAAAGGAGTTACTGTGAAAAAAATAAAACATAGTAGGAAGAATGTCTATCATAAAGCAGAAAATCTGTTGAAAAAGTTATTAAATACACAATAA